From Solidesulfovibrio carbinoliphilus subsp. oakridgensis, the proteins below share one genomic window:
- a CDS encoding response regulator, translated as MCSAAKPAVILLADDDEDDVILIRDSFKKSKLSNDLRVVEDGVELVDYLRRRGAFADPALSPRPDIILLDLNMPRMDGREALREIKNDPNLKDIPVIVLTTSQTHADIYRSYKDGANCFITKPVTFQSMCEIVSKLGEYWFQIVKLPED; from the coding sequence ATGTGCAGCGCTGCCAAGCCCGCAGTGATCCTGCTGGCCGACGACGACGAGGACGACGTGATCCTCATCCGGGATTCCTTTAAAAAATCAAAGCTTTCCAATGATCTCCGCGTGGTGGAAGACGGGGTGGAGCTCGTGGATTACCTGAGGCGCCGGGGGGCGTTTGCCGATCCCGCCCTGTCCCCCCGGCCCGACATCATTCTCCTTGACCTCAACATGCCCCGCATGGACGGCCGCGAGGCCCTCAGGGAGATAAAAAACGATCCCAACCTCAAGGATATCCCCGTCATTGTCCTCACCACCTCCCAGACGCACGCGGATATCTACCGCAGTTACAAGGACGGCGCCAACTGCTTCATCACCAAGCCGGTCACGTTTCAGAGCATGTGTGAAATCGTCAGCAAGCTCGGCGAATACTGGTTCCAGATCGTCAAGTTGCCCGAGGACTGA
- the cyoA gene encoding ubiquinol oxidase subunit II, protein MKRKIPFLCAMLTLPCLAAFLEGCSKMLIFNPKGPIGESERSIIFVAFGLMLIVVIPVIVMSIWFPLKYRASNTKAPYDPKWSHSGKIELVMWCVPLVIVLILATITWRETHRLDPYRPIASEAAPLDVEVVSLDWKWLFIYPKEHIAVVNEFVFPAKVPLSFRLTSDTVMTSFFIPQLGSQIYAMAGMQTRLHLLADATGVFAGQNQQFSGEGYPRMNFDATATTPEAFDAWVRRVRQSPDRLDAARLEELRQPGVPAGPLYFSSIEPGLFDGIMKKSVSMPMPPEGTAAPAHAGHGQ, encoded by the coding sequence ATGAAAAGAAAAATTCCTTTTCTTTGCGCCATGTTGACTTTGCCATGCCTGGCGGCGTTTCTCGAAGGCTGCAGCAAGATGCTCATCTTCAACCCCAAAGGCCCCATCGGCGAGTCCGAGCGCTCCATCATCTTCGTGGCCTTCGGCTTGATGCTGATCGTGGTCATTCCCGTTATTGTCATGTCCATCTGGTTTCCCCTCAAATACAGAGCCTCGAACACCAAAGCCCCCTACGATCCCAAATGGAGCCATTCCGGCAAGATAGAACTGGTCATGTGGTGCGTGCCGCTGGTCATTGTTCTCATCCTGGCCACGATCACCTGGCGGGAGACCCACCGGCTGGACCCCTACCGGCCCATCGCCTCGGAAGCCGCGCCCCTTGACGTCGAAGTGGTGAGCCTCGACTGGAAATGGCTTTTCATTTATCCGAAAGAGCATATCGCCGTGGTCAATGAATTCGTCTTTCCCGCCAAGGTGCCCCTGAGTTTCCGGCTCACCTCGGACACGGTCATGACGTCGTTTTTCATTCCCCAACTCGGCAGCCAGATCTATGCCATGGCCGGCATGCAGACCCGGCTGCATCTCCTGGCCGATGCCACCGGCGTCTTTGCCGGCCAGAACCAGCAGTTCAGCGGTGAAGGCTATCCGCGCATGAACTTCGACGCCACGGCCACCACGCCGGAAGCGTTCGACGCCTGGGTGCGCCGGGTCCGGCAGTCCCCGGACAGACTCGACGCGGCCCGCCTCGAGGAACTGCGCCAACCCGGCGTTCCGGCCGGGCCCCTCTATTTTTCCTCGATCGAACCCGGCTTGTTCGATGGGATCATGAAAAAATCCGTCTCCATGCCGATGCCTCCCGAGGGCACGGCTGCACCCGCCCATGCCGGGCACGGACAGTAA
- the cyoB gene encoding cytochrome o ubiquinol oxidase subunit I codes for MFGKLSLSAIPYHDPIVMGAVVGSILAALGVLALITYFKKWPSLWQEWLTSSDHKKIGIMYIILALIMLLRGFSDAIMMRGQQAMALGASQGFLPPDHFNQVFSAHGTIMILFMAMPFLSGLMNLIVPQQIGARDVAFPFLNAVSLWLAVAGALLVMVSLGVGEFSKAGWSGYTPLTELAYSPDTGVDYWLWSLQISGLGTLLTGVNFLVTILKMRAPGMTLMRMPLFTWNLLLTNVLIVFSFPILTVALALLALDRYCGMHFFTNELGGNSMMYVNLFWTWGHPEVYIVVLPAFGIYSEVVATFSSKKLFGYTSLVWATAAIMLLSFSVWVHHFFTMGAGANVNIFFGISTMIIGIPTGVKVFNWLFTMYRGRVRLTTPMLWTIGFLTTFVLGGLTGVLLSVPPANYVIHNSLFLIAHFHNTLIPGTLFGFFAGYSYWFPKAVGFRLNETWGKRSFWFWLTGFYLAFMPLYILGFMGMPRRMQHYDNPDWQPLLIVAAFGTALILAGIACTLVQLYVSFRDRHANRDLTGDPWDGRTLEWATSSPPAVYNFATIPVVEDRDAFWDMKERGLAYQRPDRYEDIVMPKNTGHGFVIGVLAFVFGFAMIWHIWWLALASFLALAATLIAKSFDDDAYAIIPAAEVERIETLRLRAMPQPARVS; via the coding sequence ATGTTCGGGAAACTCAGCCTTTCGGCCATACCGTACCACGATCCCATCGTCATGGGCGCGGTCGTCGGCTCCATCCTGGCCGCCCTCGGCGTTCTGGCGCTCATCACCTACTTCAAGAAATGGCCCTCTCTCTGGCAGGAGTGGCTGACCAGTTCCGATCACAAGAAGATCGGCATCATGTACATCATCCTGGCGCTCATCATGCTGCTGCGCGGCTTTTCCGACGCCATCATGATGCGCGGGCAGCAGGCCATGGCCCTGGGCGCGTCCCAGGGGTTCCTGCCGCCGGACCACTTCAACCAGGTCTTTAGCGCCCACGGCACGATCATGATCCTTTTCATGGCCATGCCGTTCCTGTCCGGGCTCATGAACCTCATCGTGCCCCAGCAGATCGGGGCCCGGGACGTGGCCTTTCCGTTTTTAAACGCCGTCAGCCTCTGGCTGGCCGTGGCCGGGGCCCTCCTCGTCATGGTGTCGCTCGGGGTGGGCGAATTTTCCAAGGCCGGCTGGTCGGGCTACACGCCCTTGACGGAGCTCGCCTACAGTCCGGACACCGGCGTCGATTACTGGCTGTGGTCGCTGCAGATCTCGGGCCTCGGCACACTCCTCACCGGCGTGAACTTTCTCGTCACCATCCTCAAGATGCGCGCCCCGGGCATGACGCTCATGCGCATGCCGCTTTTCACCTGGAACCTGCTTTTGACCAACGTCCTGATCGTCTTCTCCTTTCCGATCCTGACCGTGGCCCTGGCCCTCCTGGCCCTCGACCGGTACTGCGGCATGCACTTTTTCACCAACGAGCTTGGCGGCAACTCGATGATGTACGTGAACCTCTTTTGGACCTGGGGCCATCCCGAGGTCTACATCGTCGTCCTGCCGGCCTTCGGCATCTATTCGGAAGTCGTGGCCACCTTTTCCAGCAAAAAGCTCTTCGGCTACACCTCGCTGGTCTGGGCCACGGCCGCCATCATGCTCCTGTCCTTCTCCGTCTGGGTGCACCACTTTTTCACCATGGGCGCCGGAGCCAACGTCAACATCTTCTTCGGCATCTCGACCATGATCATCGGCATCCCCACCGGCGTGAAGGTCTTCAACTGGCTTTTCACCATGTACCGCGGCCGCGTCCGCCTCACCACGCCCATGCTGTGGACCATCGGCTTCCTGACCACCTTCGTCCTCGGCGGCCTGACCGGCGTCCTCTTGTCCGTGCCGCCGGCCAACTACGTGATCCACAACAGCCTTTTTCTCATCGCCCACTTCCACAACACGCTGATCCCGGGCACGCTCTTCGGTTTCTTTGCCGGCTACTCCTACTGGTTTCCCAAGGCCGTGGGCTTTCGCCTGAATGAAACCTGGGGCAAGCGCTCCTTCTGGTTCTGGCTGACCGGCTTCTACCTGGCCTTCATGCCGCTTTACATCCTCGGCTTCATGGGCATGCCCCGCCGGATGCAGCACTACGACAACCCGGACTGGCAGCCGCTCCTGATCGTGGCCGCCTTTGGCACGGCGCTCATCCTCGCCGGCATCGCCTGCACCCTCGTCCAGCTCTACGTGAGCTTCCGGGACCGCCACGCCAACCGCGACCTGACCGGCGACCCCTGGGACGGGCGGACCCTCGAATGGGCCACGTCCTCGCCGCCGGCCGTCTACAACTTCGCCACCATCCCGGTGGTCGAGGACCGCGACGCCTTCTGGGACATGAAGGAACGCGGCCTGGCCTACCAGCGGCCCGACCGCTACGAAGACATCGTCATGCCCAAAAACACCGGCCACGGCTTCGTCATCGGCGTCCTGGCCTTTGTCTTCGGCTTTGCCATGATCTGGCACATCTGGTGGCTGGCCCTGGCGAGCTTCCTGGCCCTTGCCGCCACCCTCATCGCCAAGTCCTTCGACGACGACGCCTATGCGATCATTCCGGCGGCCGAGGTCGAACGGATCGAGACCCTGCGCCTGCGGGCCATGCCGCAGCCGGCCCGGGTCTCCTAG
- the cyoC gene encoding cytochrome o ubiquinol oxidase subunit III, whose protein sequence is MAMSPSLRVKSPLIESEKHHASELRAFGFWLYLMSDLILFSGLFATYVVLSHNYAGGPTGKELFHLPGALLETILLLCSSAAYGLATVAMHKGRKDLLLAGLGATFLLGLGFLAMEAAEFRQMILDGAGPQRSGFLSAFFTLVGTHGAHVACGLVWLVVMMGQVAAKGLTTPVQGRLMRLGMFWHFLDIVWIGLFSVVYLMGVMQ, encoded by the coding sequence ATGGCAATGAGTCCTTCGCTCCGGGTAAAAAGCCCGCTGATCGAATCGGAAAAGCACCACGCCAGTGAGCTACGGGCCTTCGGTTTCTGGCTCTATCTCATGAGCGACCTGATCCTTTTTTCCGGCCTTTTCGCGACGTATGTGGTCCTGTCCCACAACTACGCCGGCGGCCCGACCGGCAAGGAGCTCTTCCACCTGCCGGGCGCGCTGCTCGAAACCATTCTCCTTCTGTGCAGCAGCGCGGCCTACGGCCTGGCCACGGTGGCCATGCACAAGGGCCGCAAGGACCTGCTCCTGGCCGGGCTCGGGGCCACCTTTCTTCTCGGCCTCGGCTTTCTCGCCATGGAGGCGGCCGAGTTCCGCCAGATGATCCTGGACGGTGCCGGCCCGCAGCGCAGCGGCTTTCTCTCGGCCTTTTTCACCCTGGTCGGCACCCACGGCGCCCACGTGGCCTGCGGCCTGGTCTGGCTTGTGGTCATGATGGGGCAGGTCGCGGCCAAGGGGCTGACCACGCCGGTCCAGGGGCGGCTCATGCGGCTTGGGATGTTCTGGCACTTCCTCGATATCGTCTGGATCGGCCTTTTCAGCGTCGTCTACCTGATGGGGGTCATGCAATGA
- the cyoD gene encoding cytochrome o ubiquinol oxidase subunit IV, whose translation MSQAREKSVAAGTGSVRSYTVGFVLSVVLTVIPFALVMSGALSPSATVFCVFAAAIVQIVVQLHYFLHLDTSSGMHWNLLSLVFTVLIMTLFIGGSIWVMYSLHYRM comes from the coding sequence ATGAGCCAGGCACGGGAAAAGAGCGTCGCGGCGGGGACCGGTTCGGTCAGATCCTACACCGTCGGGTTTGTCCTTTCGGTCGTTCTGACCGTCATTCCCTTCGCCCTGGTCATGTCCGGGGCCCTCTCCCCCTCGGCCACCGTCTTTTGCGTCTTTGCCGCCGCCATCGTCCAGATCGTGGTGCAGCTCCACTACTTCCTGCACCTCGACACCTCGTCCGGCATGCACTGGAACCTCCTGTCCCTGGTCTTCACCGTTCTCATCATGACTCTTTTCATCGGCGGCTCGATCTGGGTCATGTACAGCCTGCATTACCGGATGTGA
- the cyoE gene encoding heme o synthase, with amino-acid sequence MKQYFLVTKPWIVFANLLAATAGFLLAARGRPDMALFPPALAGIALIVASGCVFNNCIDRDLDRKMARTRGRALPTRALSLPAGLLWAALLGLAGTVLLWLGTNGLCLAVVSAGFAVYVGVYSLYLKRHSVHSTVIGSLAGAAPPLAAYCAVTGRLDLGAALVAAIFSLWQIPHSYAITLFRYDDYAAAGLPVLPVVAGIPATRRQIAGHILAFTLAAQALAFCGYAGFAYLLAATAVGLTWLALALCGRKASGDRQWARRLYVYSMVAIVVLCAMMSLDAGPGPWGPPFSL; translated from the coding sequence ATGAAGCAGTATTTCCTGGTGACCAAGCCATGGATCGTCTTCGCCAACCTGCTCGCGGCCACGGCGGGTTTTCTCCTGGCCGCCCGGGGCCGGCCGGACATGGCCCTTTTCCCGCCGGCCCTGGCCGGCATCGCCTTGATCGTCGCCTCGGGCTGCGTGTTTAACAACTGCATCGACCGCGACCTCGACCGGAAGATGGCCCGGACCAGGGGCCGGGCCCTGCCCACCCGGGCCCTGTCCCTGCCCGCCGGCCTGCTGTGGGCCGCGCTCCTCGGCCTTGCGGGAACGGTCCTCCTGTGGCTCGGGACCAACGGCCTGTGCCTGGCCGTGGTTTCGGCCGGCTTCGCCGTCTATGTCGGGGTCTACAGCCTGTATCTGAAGCGCCACTCCGTCCACAGCACGGTCATCGGCAGTCTGGCCGGCGCGGCCCCGCCCTTGGCCGCCTACTGCGCCGTGACCGGCCGTCTGGACCTCGGCGCGGCCCTGGTCGCGGCCATCTTCAGCCTGTGGCAGATCCCCCACTCCTACGCCATCACCCTCTTCCGCTACGACGATTACGCAGCCGCCGGGCTTCCGGTCCTGCCCGTCGTTGCCGGCATTCCGGCCACCAGGCGGCAGATTGCCGGCCACATCCTGGCCTTCACCCTGGCCGCCCAGGCCCTGGCCTTTTGCGGCTACGCCGGCTTCGCCTACCTGCTTGCGGCCACGGCGGTCGGCCTCACCTGGCTGGCCCTGGCCCTTTGCGGCCGCAAGGCGTCCGGGGACCGGCAGTGGGCGAGAAGGCTCTACGTCTACTCCATGGTCGCCATCGTGGTCCTTTGCGCCATGATGTCGCTTGACGCCGGCCCCGGCCCTTGGGGCCCGCCTTTTTCCCTCTGA
- a CDS encoding response regulator: MEDRSSILIVDDKPENLFALKQALAPLDVRIVAATGGEEALKATLREPFALAIVDVLMPGMDGYELVRLLRGQEETKRLPVIFLTALYPDPGHAFRGYESGAVDYLGKPFSPEILLYKVKVFLDLDRSRRELLQQRNALEAMVIEQARVNERLQREVRERQLVERELRQTKEEAERLGGKQERLAQAAQALSMAKDLASMMAIVVKAARELSGAQGASFILPDGDDCFHAAEDAVEPLWKGRRFPKKNCLSGWVLDNGEPAVIQDVAGEPGALPGVCQGTFIRSLVIAPVGREAPVAALGIYWATGLAPDPEAVRLLYSLADLASVVMENLRLYDELKTRAEELGEQKAIAEKANRAKSEFLANMSHEIRTPMNGIMGMTELALLSEIPDQTRSYLQMAKSSALHLLSIINDILDLSKIEAGKLVLDCQEFDLLHALHAVCDPLAMTARKNGVALTCVIDPAVPAALLGDKGRFKQILTNIVGNAVKFTRKGQVEVGVRPADSAGGDAGRSRLLFWVRDSGIGIPAGRLEAIFESFAQATSSAHIEFGGTGLGLPISKKFVEMMGGSIWVESEEGRGSTFSFTVEFGQPERWPARPGAGDRAPAAGDGQGLRILLVEDNRVNQLLAADLLKARGHRVAIAGDGPAALGALRREPFDLVFLDIRLPGMDGEEVARQVRAGAAGDPAVPIVALTAHALKEDRERFLGAGMDDYISKPIEIEVLDLVLEKMARKLREDKSPLP, translated from the coding sequence ATGGAAGACCGCAGTTCGATTCTCATCGTCGACGACAAGCCCGAGAACCTGTTCGCCCTCAAGCAGGCCCTCGCCCCCCTCGATGTCAGGATCGTCGCGGCCACGGGGGGGGAGGAGGCGCTCAAGGCCACGCTTCGCGAGCCGTTCGCCCTGGCCATCGTCGACGTCCTCATGCCGGGCATGGACGGCTATGAGCTGGTCAGGCTCCTGCGCGGCCAGGAGGAAACAAAGCGCCTGCCGGTCATCTTCCTGACCGCGCTCTACCCGGACCCGGGGCACGCCTTCCGGGGCTACGAATCCGGGGCCGTGGACTACCTCGGCAAGCCCTTCTCGCCCGAGATCCTCCTGTACAAGGTCAAGGTCTTCCTCGATCTCGACCGGAGCCGGCGGGAGCTTTTGCAGCAAAGAAACGCCCTGGAGGCCATGGTCATCGAACAGGCCCGGGTGAACGAGCGGCTCCAGCGGGAGGTCCGCGAACGGCAGCTCGTGGAGCGGGAACTGCGCCAGACCAAGGAGGAGGCCGAGCGCCTGGGGGGCAAGCAGGAACGGCTGGCCCAGGCCGCCCAGGCCCTGTCCATGGCCAAGGACCTCGCCTCCATGATGGCCATCGTGGTCAAGGCGGCCCGGGAACTGAGCGGCGCCCAGGGGGCCTCGTTCATCCTGCCCGACGGCGACGACTGCTTCCACGCCGCGGAGGACGCCGTGGAGCCCCTCTGGAAAGGCCGGCGCTTTCCCAAAAAAAACTGCCTGAGCGGCTGGGTCCTGGACAACGGGGAGCCGGCCGTCATCCAGGACGTGGCCGGCGAGCCGGGCGCCCTGCCCGGCGTGTGCCAGGGAACCTTCATCAGGAGCCTGGTCATCGCCCCGGTCGGGCGGGAGGCCCCGGTGGCGGCCCTTGGCATCTACTGGGCCACCGGCCTGGCCCCCGATCCCGAGGCGGTGCGGCTGCTCTATTCCCTGGCCGACCTGGCCTCGGTGGTCATGGAGAACCTGCGCCTCTACGACGAGCTCAAAACCAGGGCCGAGGAGCTCGGGGAGCAAAAGGCCATTGCCGAAAAGGCCAACCGGGCCAAGAGCGAATTTCTGGCCAACATGAGCCACGAGATTCGCACGCCCATGAACGGGATCATGGGCATGACCGAGCTGGCGCTCCTGTCCGAGATCCCGGACCAGACCCGAAGCTACCTGCAGATGGCCAAGAGTTCGGCGCTCCATCTCCTTTCCATCATCAACGACATCCTCGACCTGTCCAAGATCGAGGCCGGCAAGCTCGTCCTCGACTGCCAGGAGTTCGACCTGCTCCACGCCCTGCACGCGGTCTGCGATCCGCTGGCCATGACGGCCCGCAAAAACGGGGTGGCCCTCACCTGCGTCATCGATCCGGCCGTGCCGGCGGCGCTTCTGGGCGACAAGGGCCGGTTCAAGCAGATTCTCACCAACATCGTCGGCAACGCCGTCAAATTCACCCGCAAGGGGCAGGTGGAGGTGGGCGTGCGCCCGGCCGACAGCGCCGGAGGGGACGCGGGCCGCAGCCGGCTGCTGTTCTGGGTCAGGGACAGCGGCATCGGCATCCCGGCCGGCCGGCTGGAGGCCATTTTCGAGAGTTTTGCCCAGGCCACGTCCTCGGCCCACATCGAATTCGGCGGCACAGGCCTCGGGCTGCCCATTTCCAAGAAATTCGTCGAGATGATGGGCGGGAGCATCTGGGTCGAGAGCGAAGAGGGGCGGGGGAGCACCTTTTCCTTCACCGTCGAGTTCGGGCAGCCCGAGCGCTGGCCGGCCAGGCCCGGGGCCGGGGATCGGGCCCCGGCGGCCGGGGACGGCCAGGGGCTGCGCATCCTTCTGGTCGAGGACAACCGGGTCAACCAGCTTTTGGCCGCGGATCTCCTCAAGGCCCGGGGCCACCGGGTCGCCATCGCCGGCGACGGACCGGCTGCCCTCGGCGCCCTGCGGCGGGAACCCTTCGACCTGGTGTTTCTGGACATCCGCCTGCCCGGCATGGACGGCGAGGAGGTGGCGCGCCAGGTCCGGGCGGGCGCGGCCGGGGACCCGGCCGTGCCCATCGTCGCCCTGACGGCCCACGCCCTCAAGGAGGACCGGGAGCGGTTTCTCGGGGCCGGCATGGACGACTACATTTCCAAGCCCATCGAGATCGAGGTGCTCGATCTCGTCCTCGAAAAGATGGCCCGGAAGCTCCGGGAAGACAAAAGTCCCCTCCCGTAG
- a CDS encoding CheR family methyltransferase produces MSERELEEIELTLLLEAIFLRYGHDFRRYARSSVRRRVQRIRQLGNVGSVAELIPRVLRDPVFFDSILGEFSITVTDMFRDPGFFLALRERVVPYLKTYPSAKIWVAGCATGEPAYSTAIMLEEEGGYDRSTIYATDFNAVALGRAREGIYSLEKMRAYTANYQAAGGKRSFSDYYHARYGSAILNAPLRRNITFAEHNLATDGVFGEMHYISCRNVLIYFDRTLQDRVLALFHDSLVHGGFLALGSKESLRFAGIEEKFEVVDRKWKIYRKKFVG; encoded by the coding sequence ATGAGCGAACGGGAACTGGAAGAGATCGAGCTCACCTTGCTGCTCGAGGCGATCTTTCTTCGGTATGGACACGACTTCCGGCGTTATGCCCGGTCGTCGGTGCGGCGGCGGGTGCAGCGGATCCGGCAGCTTGGCAACGTCGGCTCCGTGGCCGAGCTCATCCCGCGCGTCCTGCGCGACCCGGTCTTTTTCGACTCCATCCTGGGCGAATTCTCCATCACCGTCACGGACATGTTCCGCGATCCCGGGTTTTTCCTGGCCCTGCGGGAGCGGGTCGTCCCCTATCTCAAGACCTATCCCTCGGCCAAAATCTGGGTCGCGGGCTGCGCCACCGGGGAGCCGGCCTATTCCACGGCCATCATGCTGGAGGAGGAGGGGGGCTACGACCGGTCCACGATCTATGCCACGGACTTCAATGCCGTGGCCCTCGGCCGGGCCAGGGAGGGCATCTATTCCCTGGAGAAGATGCGGGCCTACACCGCCAACTACCAGGCGGCCGGCGGCAAGCGGTCCTTCTCGGACTACTACCACGCCCGCTACGGCTCGGCCATCCTGAACGCTCCGCTTCGGCGAAACATCACGTTCGCCGAGCACAACCTGGCCACGGACGGCGTTTTTGGCGAGATGCACTATATTTCCTGCCGCAATGTGCTCATCTACTTCGACCGGACCCTGCAGGACCGGGTCCTGGCCCTTTTCCACGACAGCCTGGTCCACGGCGGCTTTCTCGCCCTTGGCAGCAAGGAATCCCTGCGCTTCGCCGGAATCGAGGAAAAGTTCGAGGTTGTGGACCGGAAGTGGAAGATCTACCGGAAAAAATTTGTGGGTTGA